The following are from one region of the Armatimonadota bacterium genome:
- a CDS encoding tetratricopeptide repeat protein has product MRRRVPAIIALAVLGALIAGLYFAAGSWSGLDRLRTDYLGHYYLNRAFTIANSEPLDRRAALEYLRRSRELAPNSPMLPAAAPQILMSIGQWQLAAQELARQPAADPYMLGTCLIKIGQTAKGAALLKAALQTAEDLRRRRLISEEQFAMQLNNVGYVLADAGVDLPEARAMLEIAATTLPLDPNVIDSLGWVHYRLGNFREAVFYLERAMRQHSGMGRAEVYYHLGAAYARTGRMAQANRFLRSALRLDPGHPEARAEMERLRWLLPPANTAGATPRRNDPGRSKWSNLT; this is encoded by the coding sequence ATGCGCCGCCGCGTCCCGGCGATCATCGCTCTTGCGGTCCTTGGAGCCCTGATTGCCGGCCTTTATTTCGCTGCCGGGTCCTGGAGCGGGCTGGATCGCCTTCGCACCGACTACCTTGGGCACTACTACCTGAACAGAGCCTTCACCATAGCCAACAGCGAGCCGCTGGACCGCCGGGCGGCACTCGAGTACCTCAGACGATCGCGCGAACTGGCTCCCAACAGCCCCATGCTTCCGGCGGCCGCACCGCAGATCCTGATGTCCATCGGGCAGTGGCAACTAGCCGCGCAAGAACTCGCCCGACAACCTGCCGCGGACCCGTACATGCTGGGCACATGCCTGATCAAGATCGGCCAGACAGCCAAAGGCGCCGCCCTGCTGAAAGCCGCCCTGCAGACCGCTGAAGATCTCCGCCGGCGGCGCCTCATCAGTGAAGAGCAGTTCGCTATGCAACTGAACAATGTGGGCTATGTCCTGGCGGATGCAGGCGTGGATCTGCCGGAGGCCCGGGCAATGCTGGAAATTGCCGCCACAACTCTACCCCTGGACCCCAATGTCATTGACAGCCTGGGCTGGGTCCACTATCGTCTTGGGAATTTCCGCGAGGCCGTGTTCTACCTGGAGCGTGCGATGCGCCAGCATTCAGGCATGGGGCGCGCGGAAGTGTACTATCATCTGGGAGCTGCTTACGCCCGGACAGGCCGGATGGCCCAGGCAAACCGGTTTCTCAGAAGCGCCCTCCGGCTGGACCCCGGGCATCCCGAGGCCCGAGCCGAGATGGAGCGTCTCCGCTGGCTCTTACCACCAGCAAATACCGCCGGCGCCACGCCGCGCCGAAACGATCCCGGGAGGTCCAAATGGAGCAATCTCACATGA
- a CDS encoding pyridoxal phosphate-dependent aminotransferase, whose amino-acid sequence MISQFARSVEASPTMAMNALAKEIAAEGKDVLSFAVGEPDFPTPAHICEAAKRAIDAGDTKYTLASGTVALRKAICDATERDLGLSYSPAQVVVGNGGKHALMNVWRTLLDPGDEVIIFAPYWVSYVPQVEMAGGTPVVIETYGDDDFQPDLDRVRAAVTPRTKAILVNSPSNPSGGVLTRESMEGIAEVACANDLIVISDEIYKHILFDGRSHVSPAQLDGMKDRTILVDGVAKTYAMTGWRIGWLIAPEQFAKKAGDIQSQETSNPCSISQAATVEALNGPQDSVAVMRAAFEERRDYIVPALNAIPGIKCPNPGGAFYVFPEITGLFGRTVKGEVINNSNDFCMALLRHGLVSTVPGSASGLEGYFRISFACSMEQIKEGIERIGDLLA is encoded by the coding sequence ATGATCTCGCAGTTCGCCAGGTCCGTCGAGGCATCACCCACCATGGCCATGAACGCCCTGGCCAAGGAGATCGCGGCCGAGGGCAAAGATGTGCTGTCCTTCGCCGTCGGGGAGCCGGACTTCCCCACACCGGCGCACATCTGCGAGGCAGCCAAGCGGGCTATCGACGCCGGGGACACCAAGTACACCCTGGCCTCCGGCACGGTTGCTCTGCGCAAGGCCATCTGCGACGCCACTGAGCGCGACCTGGGGCTGTCCTATTCGCCCGCTCAGGTGGTAGTGGGCAACGGCGGCAAACACGCACTGATGAACGTCTGGCGCACCTTGCTGGACCCGGGAGACGAGGTCATCATATTCGCTCCCTACTGGGTCAGCTATGTGCCCCAAGTGGAGATGGCCGGGGGCACTCCAGTGGTCATTGAAACCTACGGCGACGATGACTTCCAGCCTGATCTCGACCGAGTCCGGGCCGCGGTCACACCCCGCACCAAAGCCATTCTCGTCAACAGCCCTTCAAACCCCTCTGGCGGCGTGCTGACACGTGAGAGCATGGAAGGCATTGCCGAGGTGGCCTGCGCAAATGACCTGATCGTCATCTCCGACGAGATCTACAAGCACATCCTCTTCGACGGACGCAGCCACGTGAGCCCGGCCCAGCTCGATGGGATGAAGGACCGCACGATCCTCGTTGACGGTGTAGCGAAGACCTACGCCATGACCGGTTGGCGCATTGGATGGCTCATCGCGCCCGAGCAGTTCGCGAAGAAGGCCGGCGACATCCAGAGCCAGGAGACCTCCAATCCCTGCTCCATATCGCAGGCTGCCACAGTGGAAGCGCTCAACGGTCCGCAGGATTCCGTAGCCGTCATGCGCGCGGCTTTCGAGGAGCGGCGTGACTACATCGTCCCCGCCCTCAACGCAATCCCGGGAATCAAGTGCCCCAATCCCGGTGGTGCGTTCTACGTCTTCCCCGAGATCACCGGCCTCTTTGGACGCACTGTGAAGGGCGAGGTCATCAACAACTCCAACGACTTCTGCATGGCCCTCTTGCGCCACGGCCTGGTCAGCACGGTGCCGGGCAGCGCGTCGGGTCTCGAAGGGTACTTCCGCATCAGTTTCGCCTGCAGCATGGAGCAGATCAAGGAAGGCATCGAGCGCATCGGCGATCTGCTTGCATGA
- a CDS encoding alpha-mannosidase, with protein MPNTLHVVSHTHWDREWYMPFEHHRLRLLALMDLLLEIFETEPDYRHFHTDGQMIPFEDYLEVRPHRQAELRAAAQAGKLSLGPWYVLQDEALTSAEANVRNMMYGLKLAREFGEPLMVGYLPDTFGHFSQMPQLLRGFGIDNAVFGRGVNRYDAAKAADPDAEPGEVGYKSELIWRSPDGSEVLGVFLANWYSNAMDIPADPHEAAAFLERARDAAQAVATTPELLLMNGCDHTPTRRDVGRVIEAVRELLDDEIVHTSLAGYLKVLRTAVGDLQAAEGELRSEYTNGWGTLADTLSARLYQKQANWRCQQLLERWSEPLSAFAAVLGQRYPSDELWYAWATLMKNHPHDSICGCSCDEVHSEMDVRFDRVEQVGCALRDVAAQAIGDAVDDSKAPDDAARVLVFNPTSGARTEIVTVDVEFPADQPCGRIAVVDENGTPLAAKASQKEPSWGYKLPDDRFRTPYDCTRMACQVLVPDIPGVGYKSFYVRPLPEPATDPGPVIGNVLENEYLRVELRENGILDITEKESGVSFAGLNVYEDGGDCGDEYIYRAPAKDTVIRTDDPYSMRLLVPTDIDGAEFDAPTLWEDGLGCRARVCGILTVPRSSDRHERDEMGAPVLVTMHLALPHGARSLQVTVGIENHAQDHRLRALFPTGIETQWCYADSQFDIVRRSIQPSRVWQNPSNPQPQQAFVDITDGEKGLCIANRGLPSYEVLRDGSNTIAITLLRCVGEIGDWGKFPTPNAQCTGTNHAEYAVIPHAGQIMDPENCQAARTAWEYANPAWATQVRHFKHPHPERWSRKLPATARLVSVEPSWLALSSIKLAEAGEGVIVRLYNPFDRPTEGALEALVPIRQAFLTNLAETRQIELACSGKRISFEVPARKIVTLELVPEPEI; from the coding sequence ATGCCCAACACACTCCACGTGGTCTCGCACACCCACTGGGACCGCGAGTGGTACATGCCTTTCGAGCACCACCGGCTGCGTTTGCTCGCGCTCATGGACCTGCTCCTGGAAATCTTCGAGACCGAGCCGGACTACCGGCATTTCCACACGGACGGTCAGATGATTCCTTTCGAAGACTACCTGGAAGTTCGGCCCCACCGGCAGGCTGAACTTCGGGCGGCTGCGCAAGCCGGAAAGCTGTCGCTGGGGCCCTGGTATGTGCTCCAGGATGAGGCCCTCACCAGCGCCGAGGCCAATGTGCGGAACATGATGTACGGGCTCAAGCTTGCCCGCGAGTTCGGCGAGCCGCTGATGGTGGGCTACCTGCCGGACACTTTCGGGCACTTCTCCCAGATGCCCCAGTTGCTCCGGGGTTTCGGTATTGACAATGCGGTCTTCGGACGCGGCGTGAACCGGTACGACGCTGCGAAAGCCGCGGACCCCGACGCGGAGCCGGGCGAGGTGGGCTACAAGTCGGAACTGATCTGGCGCTCGCCGGACGGCTCCGAAGTGCTGGGCGTGTTCCTGGCCAATTGGTACTCCAACGCCATGGATATCCCGGCCGACCCACACGAGGCGGCGGCTTTCCTGGAACGTGCTCGCGATGCTGCGCAGGCGGTGGCCACTACGCCCGAGCTCCTGTTGATGAACGGGTGCGACCACACGCCGACCCGCCGCGATGTGGGCCGGGTGATCGAAGCGGTTCGCGAGCTCCTTGACGATGAAATCGTGCACACCAGCCTGGCGGGTTATCTCAAAGTCCTGCGTACCGCGGTTGGCGATCTTCAGGCTGCCGAAGGGGAACTGCGGAGCGAGTACACCAATGGCTGGGGCACACTCGCGGACACTCTCAGCGCGCGCCTGTACCAGAAGCAGGCCAACTGGCGATGCCAGCAGCTTCTCGAGCGCTGGTCCGAGCCCCTTTCGGCATTCGCGGCCGTGCTGGGGCAGCGGTATCCCTCGGACGAGCTTTGGTACGCTTGGGCAACGCTCATGAAAAACCACCCGCATGACTCGATCTGCGGGTGCAGTTGCGACGAGGTGCACAGCGAAATGGACGTGCGCTTCGACCGCGTGGAGCAGGTCGGTTGCGCGCTTCGTGATGTTGCCGCGCAGGCCATCGGCGATGCGGTTGACGACTCGAAGGCGCCCGATGACGCGGCCAGAGTGCTGGTGTTCAACCCCACAAGCGGCGCGCGTACTGAAATCGTCACAGTCGACGTGGAGTTCCCCGCCGATCAGCCCTGCGGGAGGATCGCGGTTGTGGATGAGAACGGGACGCCACTGGCGGCGAAGGCTTCACAGAAGGAACCCAGCTGGGGCTACAAGCTGCCCGACGACCGCTTCCGCACTCCCTACGACTGCACCCGGATGGCCTGTCAGGTACTCGTGCCTGATATCCCCGGCGTGGGGTACAAGAGTTTCTATGTGCGTCCTCTTCCCGAACCTGCTACCGATCCCGGACCGGTGATCGGGAACGTGCTTGAGAACGAGTACCTGCGCGTCGAGCTTCGCGAGAACGGGATCCTGGATATCACCGAGAAGGAATCGGGGGTGAGCTTCGCGGGCTTGAATGTCTACGAGGACGGCGGCGATTGCGGCGACGAGTATATTTACAGGGCCCCCGCCAAGGATACAGTAATCCGCACTGACGACCCTTATTCCATGCGGCTTCTGGTACCCACCGACATCGACGGCGCAGAGTTCGACGCTCCCACGCTCTGGGAGGACGGCCTGGGATGCCGCGCCCGAGTCTGCGGCATTCTCACGGTCCCGCGGTCATCGGACCGACACGAACGCGACGAGATGGGCGCTCCGGTGCTGGTGACCATGCACCTCGCACTTCCCCACGGGGCGCGCAGCCTCCAGGTGACAGTCGGAATTGAGAACCACGCGCAGGACCACCGCCTGCGTGCGCTCTTCCCCACAGGCATCGAGACCCAGTGGTGTTACGCGGACAGCCAGTTCGACATTGTGCGCCGGTCCATCCAGCCGTCGCGGGTGTGGCAGAATCCCTCCAACCCCCAGCCTCAGCAGGCCTTCGTGGACATCACGGACGGGGAGAAAGGCCTGTGCATCGCAAACCGGGGACTGCCGTCCTACGAGGTGCTGCGCGACGGGAGCAACACCATCGCCATCACCCTTCTCAGGTGCGTGGGGGAAATCGGCGACTGGGGCAAGTTCCCTACCCCCAACGCCCAATGCACCGGGACCAACCACGCTGAGTATGCGGTCATTCCCCACGCGGGGCAGATTATGGACCCGGAGAACTGCCAAGCGGCGCGCACTGCGTGGGAGTATGCCAACCCCGCATGGGCTACGCAGGTGCGTCATTTCAAGCACCCGCACCCCGAACGCTGGAGCCGTAAACTCCCGGCCACCGCGCGCCTGGTTTCGGTGGAGCCCAGCTGGCTGGCGCTGTCCTCGATCAAGCTTGCGGAGGCCGGCGAGGGAGTTATCGTCAGGCTTTACAACCCCTTCGACCGGCCCACAGAAGGGGCTCTTGAGGCGCTGGTGCCAATTCGGCAGGCCTTCCTCACTAATCTTGCAGAGACGCGACAGATCGAGTTGGCTTGCTCGGGCAAGCGGATATCTTTCGAAGTCCCGGCACGGAAGATCGTGACCCTGGAACTGGTGCCGGAACCCGAGATTTGA
- a CDS encoding sugar phosphate isomerase/epimerase produces MSELKIAVMLGNLRMDRYEGMKKVVEMGVPAIHITAGGDWDARTMTSQERKDLVAHVKGLGLEISAISCWGGNVDLGEEEGWDENVEWGKRNLELAADLGCNIWQGHCGIMPEDPDDPAWQRFLDGMGILGEYGEKLGACLAIETGPEPPYVLLKLIHEVGYDGIRINWDPANLILWPARYAEQLGEKYNREKWIERYQPNEGARALAEYIVHTHAKDALVHPDGKRQEVPLGTGWVDWPRYVGYLREAGYDGYFAIERETGEDPVGDIQAAVNFLRTL; encoded by the coding sequence ATGTCTGAGCTGAAAATCGCGGTCATGCTCGGAAACCTGCGCATGGATCGCTATGAGGGCATGAAGAAGGTCGTCGAGATGGGCGTGCCCGCCATTCACATCACCGCTGGAGGCGACTGGGATGCGCGCACCATGACCTCCCAGGAACGCAAGGACCTGGTGGCCCACGTCAAAGGTCTGGGGCTGGAAATCTCCGCAATCTCTTGCTGGGGTGGCAACGTAGACCTGGGCGAGGAGGAGGGCTGGGATGAAAACGTGGAGTGGGGCAAGCGCAATCTCGAACTGGCGGCGGACCTGGGCTGCAATATCTGGCAGGGCCACTGCGGAATCATGCCCGAAGACCCGGACGATCCGGCCTGGCAGCGGTTCCTGGACGGCATGGGCATTCTCGGGGAATACGGTGAAAAGCTGGGCGCCTGCTTGGCCATTGAAACTGGGCCCGAACCGCCGTACGTCCTGCTGAAGCTCATCCACGAAGTGGGCTACGACGGCATCCGCATCAACTGGGATCCGGCCAATCTTATACTTTGGCCGGCACGGTACGCGGAGCAACTGGGCGAAAAGTACAACCGCGAGAAGTGGATTGAGCGCTACCAGCCCAACGAGGGCGCGCGCGCACTCGCGGAGTACATCGTGCACACCCACGCCAAGGATGCCTTGGTGCATCCGGATGGCAAGCGCCAGGAAGTTCCTCTCGGCACGGGCTGGGTGGACTGGCCCCGGTATGTAGGCTACCTGCGCGAAGCCGGTTACGACGGGTACTTCGCCATTGAGCGTGAGACCGGCGAAGACCCGGTGGGCGATATCCAGGCGGCCGTGAACTTCCTGCGCACTCTCTGA
- a CDS encoding acetate kinase has protein sequence MIVLVLNSGSSSIKYKLFDMAREEVLAAGVIERVGTQSAILRHRVPGRAEITRGQPVPNHAVGIEMMLEALTSPEGGPLESLRQVDAVGHRVLHAAEHYSGSVLASPEVIRAIEDCADLAPLHNPPNLAGIRACQAVMPKVPHVCVFDNALHQTLPPEAYTYALPYEFYERHGVRRYGFHGIAFRSAFERARVILDEPVDDLRIVTLMMGSGNTANAFDRGRSVDVSTGFTPHEGLVQSTRAGDMDAALIPWLMAKEGLTAEEMTEIINRRSGWLGISGISADLRDIIQAAGEGHKRAQLALAIHARRARKYVGAYAAVMGGIDLLIFAGSVGQKAPAVRAEICRGLEFMGLSLNTAANEATLEEGIISSQGGAARIVVVNVDEELVIARDTVQIVGG, from the coding sequence ATGATCGTACTGGTTCTCAACAGCGGCTCATCGTCCATCAAGTACAAGCTCTTTGATATGGCGCGCGAGGAGGTTCTCGCCGCCGGAGTCATCGAACGGGTGGGCACGCAGAGTGCGATTCTGCGACACAGGGTGCCCGGCCGGGCCGAGATCACCCGCGGGCAGCCCGTGCCCAATCATGCGGTGGGCATCGAGATGATGCTCGAGGCGCTTACCAGCCCGGAGGGCGGTCCGCTCGAGAGCCTTCGGCAGGTGGATGCCGTCGGCCACCGGGTGCTGCATGCCGCGGAGCACTACTCGGGATCGGTACTGGCATCGCCCGAGGTCATCCGAGCTATCGAGGACTGCGCGGACCTCGCGCCTTTGCATAACCCGCCCAATCTCGCGGGGATCCGGGCATGTCAGGCAGTCATGCCGAAGGTGCCCCATGTCTGCGTCTTTGACAATGCCTTGCACCAGACACTACCGCCGGAAGCCTACACGTACGCGCTGCCTTACGAATTCTACGAACGCCACGGCGTGCGGCGGTACGGGTTCCACGGGATCGCATTCCGGTCGGCTTTCGAGCGCGCACGGGTGATCCTCGACGAACCGGTGGATGACCTGCGCATCGTAACCCTCATGATGGGCAGCGGGAACACCGCCAATGCTTTCGACCGCGGGCGCTCAGTGGATGTGAGTACCGGATTTACTCCGCACGAGGGCCTTGTGCAGAGCACTCGCGCGGGCGACATGGATGCAGCGCTGATCCCGTGGCTCATGGCCAAGGAGGGCCTGACCGCGGAAGAGATGACGGAGATTATCAACCGCCGCAGCGGCTGGCTGGGCATCTCTGGGATCAGCGCCGACCTGCGGGACATCATCCAGGCCGCAGGCGAGGGGCACAAGCGCGCCCAACTCGCGCTGGCGATCCACGCGCGCAGAGCCCGCAAGTACGTGGGCGCATACGCGGCGGTCATGGGCGGTATCGACCTGCTCATTTTCGCCGGGAGCGTGGGCCAAAAGGCTCCCGCCGTGCGCGCCGAGATCTGCCGGGGACTGGAGTTCATGGGTCTTTCCCTGAACACGGCAGCCAATGAGGCCACGCTGGAGGAGGGCATCATCTCGAGTCAGGGTGGCGCGGCGCGCATTGTTGTGGTGAACGTGGATGAGGAACTGGTGATCGCTCGTGACACCGTGCAGATCGTCGGCGGATAG
- a CDS encoding DUF2752 domain-containing protein translates to MTPGVIRIVSGMVAAVCFAMIALAFVLIPDPSGVGTHQQMLAPPCWLHLFTGLPCPLCGMTTAFAHMARGQVMQAFACHCLGPGAYLFVWAVGICGLWGLVTARSYPLRLLARYDVQKLLLAVVVGGWMVNLARVILRP, encoded by the coding sequence ATGACACCTGGCGTTATCCGCATCGTGTCGGGCATGGTGGCAGCGGTCTGCTTCGCCATGATTGCACTGGCGTTCGTGCTTATTCCCGACCCCAGCGGCGTCGGCACGCATCAGCAGATGCTGGCGCCGCCGTGTTGGCTGCACCTGTTCACCGGGCTGCCATGTCCCCTCTGCGGGATGACCACCGCGTTCGCCCACATGGCTCGCGGTCAGGTCATGCAGGCCTTCGCCTGCCACTGCCTGGGCCCTGGTGCGTACCTTTTCGTCTGGGCTGTGGGTATCTGCGGGCTTTGGGGACTGGTCACGGCGCGGTCTTACCCCTTGCGACTATTGGCGAGGTACGACGTGCAGAAGCTGCTGCTTGCCGTCGTGGTCGGGGGATGGATGGTGAATCTGGCGCGGGTCATATTACGGCCGTGA
- a CDS encoding DUF4838 domain-containing protein — MIRTAMVIALLSAVISAADADRLALARDGRPAATIVLQADADGKVKQAALDLQKYIRQICGVTVPLAEDGRRVDGSGLYIGNCEPSADEDLPAADLNPESYAIRVRDGNLYFAARWPTPVCFAVYSFIEDDLGVRWFAPGDLWEWVPQGTQGELIVDVKSRVVVPGTSPRIWSGHAWFDDWKDWNLRNKTVLSEVVPRRQFQNFLHNVITPQKYGETHPEYFPLVNGERYIPEPGNRYWRPCESNPEVQRLVVEYARKWFDDHPNIDSFSVGMDDISHLCSCDNCRAWDPEPDSYEKRKFSDRHYKFVNIIAKEIAKTHPDRYVGTLIYNIARELPETVDKLEDNVFGFITETSALWWQEGRREADHELTRQWAQRCKHLSRYDYYGMGTFTPRVYPHAMDEQIKFDKSLGLEGMYIEVYTFLPFTAPMIWACAKLQWDHTLNIDDLLGEFYTKMYGPAAPIMKEYFDMLEREWNTPRDGRVGWVHRNIRNQALAVSPEAIDRGMEILQTGINSTGDPDVQERIAMHRAALRYAGYAIKAYSLSQELTRTVVDDEETAADVLAKIKLMGDMAAEREAFWAECHARDDLLGENLRGLGDQMGYLQTGKITQLEAGAISGAMKVLAWYSDRDPAKMRQVLDSLGAETNNSVVDTLRAWTWVQENRPKSLLVNGDFEDTGENVDRPEKDWQTAGAPKGWSTWSRNPARTRFETVGGQGRNGSVAAAITGADSGVFIQDHKVKPGEKYLVIAWAKPEPAAEPYTVTLSVRFRDEKGAWHARRDLEPTVTAAGEDWQPLVVLVTIPEGTGSLLVMPGASGQGEDARVLFDDVGLFRYEG, encoded by the coding sequence ATGATACGAACAGCCATGGTGATCGCGCTGCTTTCGGCAGTGATCAGTGCCGCCGATGCCGACAGGTTGGCGCTCGCGCGTGATGGACGGCCCGCGGCAACCATCGTGCTTCAGGCCGACGCGGACGGGAAGGTCAAGCAGGCCGCGCTTGATCTACAGAAGTATATCCGGCAGATCTGCGGCGTCACGGTCCCGCTTGCCGAGGACGGCAGACGAGTGGATGGATCGGGGCTGTATATCGGCAACTGTGAGCCCTCCGCGGACGAGGACCTACCCGCGGCGGACCTGAACCCCGAGAGCTACGCGATCCGAGTGCGCGACGGCAATCTTTACTTCGCGGCGCGCTGGCCCACCCCGGTCTGCTTTGCAGTGTACTCCTTCATCGAAGATGACCTCGGGGTGCGCTGGTTCGCGCCGGGGGATCTCTGGGAATGGGTGCCGCAGGGCACACAGGGGGAACTGATCGTCGATGTCAAGAGCCGCGTGGTGGTGCCGGGAACGTCGCCGCGTATCTGGTCCGGCCACGCATGGTTTGATGACTGGAAGGACTGGAATCTGCGCAACAAGACGGTGCTCAGCGAAGTGGTCCCGCGCCGGCAGTTCCAGAACTTCCTTCACAATGTCATCACGCCGCAGAAGTACGGCGAGACCCACCCGGAGTACTTCCCGCTGGTCAATGGCGAGCGGTACATCCCGGAGCCTGGGAACCGCTACTGGCGGCCCTGCGAGAGCAACCCGGAAGTCCAGCGGCTTGTGGTGGAGTACGCCCGCAAATGGTTCGACGACCACCCCAATATCGATAGCTTTTCCGTGGGGATGGACGATATCTCACACCTGTGTAGTTGCGACAACTGCCGGGCCTGGGACCCGGAGCCGGACTCTTACGAGAAGCGGAAGTTCTCGGACCGCCACTACAAGTTCGTGAACATCATCGCGAAGGAGATCGCAAAGACCCACCCAGACCGCTATGTGGGGACGCTGATCTACAACATCGCCCGGGAACTGCCGGAGACGGTGGACAAGCTCGAAGATAACGTTTTCGGGTTCATTACCGAGACCAGCGCCCTGTGGTGGCAGGAGGGCCGGCGGGAAGCCGACCACGAACTCACCCGCCAGTGGGCCCAGCGCTGCAAGCACCTGTCGCGGTACGATTATTACGGCATGGGCACTTTCACGCCGCGCGTGTATCCCCACGCGATGGACGAGCAGATCAAGTTCGATAAGTCGCTGGGGTTGGAGGGCATGTACATCGAGGTCTACACCTTCCTGCCCTTTACCGCGCCGATGATCTGGGCGTGCGCCAAGCTCCAGTGGGATCACACGTTGAATATCGACGATCTGCTGGGAGAGTTCTACACAAAGATGTACGGCCCGGCCGCGCCCATCATGAAGGAATACTTCGACATGCTGGAGCGCGAATGGAACACCCCGCGGGATGGCCGCGTCGGCTGGGTGCACCGCAATATACGCAACCAGGCGCTCGCGGTGTCACCAGAAGCCATCGACCGCGGGATGGAGATCTTGCAGACCGGGATCAACTCCACTGGCGACCCGGACGTTCAGGAGCGCATCGCCATGCACAGAGCCGCGCTGCGTTACGCCGGGTACGCGATCAAGGCGTACAGCCTGTCCCAGGAACTCACGCGGACCGTGGTGGATGACGAGGAGACCGCTGCGGATGTGCTGGCCAAGATCAAGCTCATGGGGGATATGGCGGCGGAGCGGGAAGCATTCTGGGCCGAGTGCCACGCCCGCGACGACTTGCTGGGCGAGAACCTGCGCGGTCTCGGCGACCAGATGGGCTACCTTCAGACCGGCAAGATTACCCAGTTGGAGGCGGGGGCCATATCGGGCGCCATGAAGGTGCTGGCGTGGTACTCGGACAGGGACCCGGCGAAAATGCGGCAAGTGCTGGACAGTCTCGGGGCGGAAACGAACAACTCGGTGGTGGACACCCTCCGTGCGTGGACCTGGGTGCAAGAAAACAGGCCGAAGAGCCTGCTGGTGAACGGCGACTTCGAAGACACGGGCGAGAACGTAGATCGTCCCGAGAAGGACTGGCAGACCGCCGGTGCGCCAAAGGGCTGGTCCACCTGGAGCCGGAACCCGGCCCGGACGCGCTTCGAGACAGTCGGTGGCCAGGGACGTAACGGCTCGGTGGCCGCAGCCATCACGGGCGCGGATTCGGGCGTGTTCATCCAGGACCACAAGGTGAAGCCGGGAGAGAAGTACCTGGTGATCGCCTGGGCCAAGCCTGAGCCGGCTGCGGAGCCGTACACCGTAACGCTCAGCGTGCGGTTCCGCGACGAGAAAGGCGCGTGGCATGCGCGGCGAGACCTGGAGCCGACTGTGACCGCCGCGGGGGAGGACTGGCAGCCACTGGTGGTGCTTGTGACCATCCCGGAGGGCACGGGGAGTCTCCTGGTCATGCCCGGCGCATCGGGGCAAGGCGAGGATGCCAGGGTGTTGTTTGATGATGTGGGGCTCTTCAGGTACGAGGGCTGA
- a CDS encoding SDR family oxidoreductase, protein MPVMDKFSLNGRVAAVTGGARGIGRACADALQEMGATLALIDVLEDRVKESADEMGAGTLPVACDVTDKAQVEAAFAKIKDSLGRLDILVNSAGICIWAPGEEMAEEEWDKVVDINLKGTFLCCQAAANIMIPQKAGSIINIASMSGHIVNRPQTQVAYNASKAAVIHLTRSLAVEWAQHNVRVNSISPGYTLSELTKQFPQYFDGWMPYIPMGRMAEPEELVGAVVYLASDAASYTTGHDLVIDGGYTCW, encoded by the coding sequence ATGCCGGTAATGGACAAATTCAGCCTGAACGGTCGCGTGGCCGCAGTGACTGGCGGCGCCAGGGGAATCGGCCGCGCATGCGCCGACGCACTGCAGGAAATGGGCGCCACACTGGCGCTCATCGATGTGCTGGAGGACCGGGTGAAGGAATCAGCGGACGAGATGGGCGCCGGGACGCTCCCCGTGGCCTGCGATGTAACCGACAAGGCGCAGGTCGAGGCAGCCTTTGCGAAGATCAAGGACTCTCTCGGGCGGCTGGACATTCTCGTCAACAGCGCCGGAATCTGCATCTGGGCGCCCGGCGAGGAGATGGCTGAGGAGGAGTGGGACAAGGTGGTCGACATCAACCTGAAGGGCACCTTCCTGTGCTGCCAGGCTGCCGCGAACATTATGATTCCGCAGAAGGCCGGGTCGATCATCAACATCGCGTCCATGTCCGGGCACATCGTCAACCGTCCGCAGACCCAGGTTGCGTACAATGCCTCGAAGGCCGCGGTGATCCACCTCACCCGCAGTCTCGCCGTGGAGTGGGCACAGCACAATGTGCGCGTCAACAGCATCAGCCCCGGATACACCTTGAGCGAGCTGACGAAGCAGTTCCCGCAGTATTTCGACGGATGGATGCCCTACATTCCCATGGGGCGAATGGCTGAACCCGAGGAGCTTGTGGGCGCGGTGGTCTATCTTGCCTCGGACGCCGCGAGTTACACCACCGGGCATGACCTGGTCATCGACGGGGGCTATACCTGCTGGTAA